DNA sequence from the Prolixibacter sp. SD074 genome:
AAAGTAGATTATCTGCTCGAACTGCGTGCTACCAACAACGACATTGTTGAACCGTATGCAAAAGAATTTGGAGCTCAGTTCTTCGCTGGCAAGAAACCATGGGAACAGCCTGTTGATATTGCTATGCCATGCGCCACTGAAAATGAACTGGACGAAGAAGATGCCAGATTGTTAATCAAAAACGGTTGTTTCCTCGTAGGCGAAGTTTCAAACATGGGTTGTACAGCTGACGCTGCAGAGTTGCTGACCAAAGAGATAACCTATGCTCCTGGTAAAGCAGTAAACGCTGGTGGCGTTGCCGTTTCCGGCCTGGAAATGTCACAGAACAGCATGCGCTACAACTGGACACGCGAAGAAGTAGATCAACGCTTACACCTTATTATGCGGGAAATCCATGAAACATGTAAAATTCACGGACGTAACGAAAGTAAGATAAATTATGTCAAGGGCGCCAACGTCGGAGGCTTTGTTAAAGTAGCCGACGCCATGTTGGCACAGGGGCTTGTATAAGCACTCATCCAAAAAAGCAGAAAGAGCCGTTTTCCTTTGGGGAGGTGGCTCTTTTCGCATAAAACAAGCGTAATTGGGCCCAATGTAAATTGCTCTTAGGATTCAGATAACATTCTGTTAATGGGTTGGTGAGTCAGCTTTTGCTATTTTTGACCAAATTTCGAGAAATGTTTGTTGATACCCATTCACATATTTATTCGCCTGAGTTTAATATCGATCGGACGGAAGTTGTAAACCGTGCCACAACATCCGGAATTAAAAAAATAGTTCTCCCCAACATCGACAGTTCATCCATCAAACCCATGCTGGATCTGTCAGCGTCGTACCCCAATGTGTGCTATCCGCTGATTGGATTGCATCCCACTTCGGTTAAGGAAGATTTCCGAAATGAACTGGAAATTGTTCGCTTCTGGCTCGACAGGCACCAGTTTTTCGGCATTGGTGAAATCGGGCTTGATCTCTTCTGGGATCAGACTTTCGTAGAAGAACAAACCGAAGTATTTCGTGTACAGCTTCAATGGGCAAAAGAGCGAAAACTACCGGTGGTTATCCACGTTAGAGATTCGTTTGGAGAGGTGTTTGAAGAAGTAGGAAAGGCTGCCGACGAAAATCTGAGAGGCGTCTTCCACAGTTTCACCGGAACACTAAAACAAGCGGAACAAATCATTAACTGGGGATTTAAACTCGGAGTGAATGGAACCGTCACGTTTAAAAATGCCGGTGTTGACAAGGTAATCGCCCAGATTGATCCCAAA
Encoded proteins:
- a CDS encoding TatD family hydrolase, with translation MFVDTHSHIYSPEFNIDRTEVVNRATTSGIKKIVLPNIDSSSIKPMLDLSASYPNVCYPLIGLHPTSVKEDFRNELEIVRFWLDRHQFFGIGEIGLDLFWDQTFVEEQTEVFRVQLQWAKERKLPVVIHVRDSFGEVFEEVGKAADENLRGVFHSFTGTLKQAEQIINWGFKLGVNGTVTFKNAGVDKVIAQIDPKHLLLETDSPYLAPVPFRGKRNESAHIIQVAAKVAELHNTTPEEIAEITTKNAEEMFGI